Proteins from a single region of Kineosporiaceae bacterium:
- a CDS encoding long-chain fatty acid--CoA ligase → MSHTLASLFGERVRLLPDREAFRTPDGSGWTSLSWSQTDGRAREIAAALLAHGVSHEDRVAIVSMTRLEWILVDLGIALAGGATAAVYPNTQESDVAYILADSGAVIAVVEDAGQVAKLERSRAELPAIRLVVVIDPAGMPAAAPDGSWDEGWVITFDELQAQGRRHLEAHPTAVDDAVAGVLPEHLSTLLYTSGTTGRPKGVELTHGNWVYLAKSVEDTRVVRTDQLQFLWLPLSHSFGKLLLAAQYGVGFTTAVDGRIDKIVDNLATIQPSFMAAAPRIFEKVHARVTSMTAEAGGAKAKIFDWAFRVGTECVRREQAGRSIPPILGLQRRLADKLVFTKIRERLGGRIEILVSGSAALAPQIAEWFAAAGLPILEGYGMTETSGGCIVNRPGGVRIGTVGIPFPDTELRIAEDGELLIRSPGVMRGYHNLPDQTAEVLSPDGWLATGDVAEVDADGYVKITDRKKDLVKTSGGKYIAPSLIEGSIKASSPLIGQVVVIADGRKFPGALVALDLDAATSWSQAHGVAVDQVNTDPRVRELIQTAIDEVNLTLNRWEQIKQFRILPRELDVASGELTPSLKIKRAVVMRSYNELIEEMYG, encoded by the coding sequence ATGTCGCACACCCTGGCCAGCCTGTTCGGTGAGCGGGTTCGGCTGCTCCCCGACCGCGAGGCGTTCCGGACGCCGGACGGATCGGGCTGGACGTCGCTGAGCTGGAGTCAGACCGATGGGCGGGCGCGCGAGATCGCGGCCGCCCTGCTGGCTCACGGCGTGAGCCACGAGGACCGGGTGGCCATCGTCTCGATGACCCGGCTGGAGTGGATCCTGGTCGACCTGGGCATCGCCCTGGCCGGGGGCGCCACCGCAGCGGTGTACCCCAACACCCAGGAATCCGACGTCGCCTACATCCTGGCCGACTCGGGCGCCGTGATCGCGGTGGTCGAGGATGCCGGGCAGGTGGCCAAACTGGAGCGCTCCCGGGCCGAGCTGCCCGCCATCCGGCTCGTCGTGGTGATCGACCCGGCCGGGATGCCCGCCGCCGCACCCGACGGCAGCTGGGACGAGGGCTGGGTGATCACCTTCGACGAGCTGCAGGCGCAGGGCCGACGCCACCTCGAGGCCCACCCCACCGCGGTGGACGATGCGGTGGCGGGCGTGCTGCCCGAGCACCTGTCGACGCTGCTCTACACCTCGGGCACCACCGGCCGGCCGAAGGGTGTCGAGCTCACCCACGGCAACTGGGTCTACCTGGCCAAGTCGGTGGAGGACACCCGCGTGGTGCGCACCGACCAACTGCAGTTCCTGTGGCTGCCACTGTCGCACTCGTTCGGCAAGCTGCTGCTCGCGGCCCAGTACGGCGTCGGGTTCACCACGGCGGTGGACGGCCGGATCGACAAGATCGTCGACAATCTCGCGACGATCCAGCCGTCCTTCATGGCCGCGGCGCCCCGCATCTTCGAGAAGGTGCACGCCCGGGTGACCTCGATGACCGCCGAGGCCGGTGGGGCCAAGGCGAAGATCTTCGACTGGGCCTTCCGGGTGGGCACCGAGTGCGTCCGCCGCGAACAGGCCGGCCGCTCGATCCCGCCGATCCTCGGGCTGCAGCGCCGGCTGGCCGACAAGCTGGTCTTCACCAAGATCCGCGAGCGGCTGGGCGGCCGGATCGAGATCCTGGTCTCGGGCAGCGCCGCGTTGGCCCCGCAGATCGCCGAGTGGTTCGCCGCCGCCGGACTACCGATCCTCGAGGGGTACGGCATGACCGAGACCTCGGGCGGCTGCATCGTCAACCGGCCGGGCGGCGTCCGGATCGGCACGGTGGGCATCCCGTTCCCCGACACCGAGCTGCGCATCGCCGAGGATGGCGAGCTGTTGATCCGCTCGCCCGGGGTGATGCGCGGGTACCACAACCTGCCCGACCAGACCGCCGAGGTGCTCAGCCCTGACGGCTGGCTGGCCACCGGGGATGTCGCCGAGGTCGACGCGGACGGCTATGTCAAGATCACCGACCGCAAGAAGGACCTGGTCAAGACCAGCGGTGGCAAGTACATCGCCCCGAGCCTGATCGAGGGCTCGATCAAGGCCTCCAGTCCGCTGATCGGCCAGGTGGTGGTGATCGCCGACGGACGCAAGTTCCCCGGCGCCCTGGTCGCCCTCGATCTGGACGCCGCCACGTCCTGGAGTCAGGCCCACGGCGTGGCGGTCGACCAGGTGAACACCGACCCGCGGGTGCGCGAGCTGATCCAGACGGCCATCGACGAGGTCAACCTGACCCTCAACCGGTGGGAGCAGATCAAGCAGTTCCGGATCCTGCCGCGCGAGCTCGACGTCGCCTCGGGCGAGCTCACCCCGAGCCTGAAGATCAAGCGCGCCGTGGTGATGCGCTCGTACAACGAGCTGATCGAGGAGATGTACGGCTGA
- a CDS encoding bifunctional diguanylate cyclase/phosphodiesterase, translating to MASDGLTWLASRQALSDALTDEASAGRDTPGGDGTGGWTSRIGLLLLDVDRFSDLVASLGPDGGQDVLAQIATRLRPALRPNQMLARLGGDEFAVVLPDADREAAERVAHALLAQLDAPIRVNMPTGPRDVQVAASVGVATCRLPREDPRELVHQASQAVRQAKRSGGGVSHVAPGEDQPTRLPPIGELRVALEQGDLEVYLQPQVDLRRGRLCGAEALARWRHPQDGVLLPASFLPLAAQTGLMRPIAAAVTELAVAAVAQWWDRGFRVPVSLNLTPSDLLDETLTARIPGCLKPHGLPTEALRIEITEDVFLADADLVAGVLHRWQEAGVHVALDDFGTGYSSLAYLRELPISELKLDRVFITDLARPRTTAIVRHTIAMAHELGMKVVAEGIEDADTAAVLTEMGCDIGQGTFFGAAMAVPEFLAHLAATTT from the coding sequence GTGGCGAGCGACGGTCTGACCTGGTTGGCGAGCCGCCAGGCCCTCTCGGACGCGTTGACGGACGAGGCGTCGGCGGGTCGCGACACCCCGGGCGGCGATGGCACGGGCGGCTGGACGAGCCGCATCGGGTTGCTGCTGCTGGACGTCGACCGCTTCAGTGACCTGGTCGCCTCGCTCGGTCCGGACGGCGGCCAGGACGTCCTGGCCCAGATCGCCACGCGCCTGCGACCGGCCCTACGACCCAATCAGATGCTGGCCCGGCTCGGGGGGGACGAGTTCGCCGTCGTCCTGCCGGACGCCGATCGTGAGGCTGCCGAGCGGGTGGCCCATGCCCTCCTCGCCCAGTTGGATGCGCCCATCCGGGTGAACATGCCGACCGGGCCACGCGACGTCCAGGTGGCGGCCAGCGTGGGCGTGGCGACCTGCCGGCTGCCCCGGGAGGACCCGCGCGAGCTGGTGCACCAGGCCTCGCAGGCGGTGCGCCAGGCCAAGCGCTCGGGCGGCGGCGTCAGCCACGTGGCCCCGGGTGAGGACCAGCCCACCCGGCTGCCGCCGATCGGCGAACTGCGGGTGGCGCTGGAACAGGGCGACCTCGAGGTCTATCTGCAGCCGCAGGTGGACCTCAGGCGTGGTCGGCTGTGCGGCGCGGAGGCGCTGGCCCGGTGGCGCCACCCCCAGGACGGCGTGCTGCTGCCGGCCTCGTTCCTGCCGCTGGCGGCGCAGACCGGGTTGATGCGTCCGATCGCGGCTGCCGTCACCGAACTGGCGGTCGCCGCCGTCGCCCAGTGGTGGGATCGGGGCTTCCGCGTGCCGGTGAGTCTGAACCTCACCCCGTCGGACCTGCTCGACGAGACCCTCACCGCACGGATCCCCGGGTGTCTGAAGCCCCACGGGCTGCCCACCGAGGCCCTGCGCATCGAGATCACCGAGGACGTCTTCCTCGCCGACGCCGATCTGGTCGCCGGGGTGTTGCACCGCTGGCAGGAGGCCGGGGTCCACGTGGCCCTCGACGACTTCGGCACCGGCTACTCCTCACTGGCCTACCTGCGTGAACTGCCGATCAGCGAGCTCAAACTCGACCGCGTGTTCATCACCGACCTGGCCCGGCCCCGGACGACAGCGATCGTGCGCCACACCATCGCCATGGCGCACGAGCTGGGCATGAAGGTCGTCGCGGAGGGCATCGAGGACGCCGACACCGCCGCTGTGCTCACCGAAATGGGCTGCGACATCGGCCAGGGCACCTTCTTCGGTGCCGCCATGGCCGTCCCCGAGTTCCTGGCCCACCTGGCCGCCACCACCACCTGA
- a CDS encoding DUF4921 family protein, which translates to MSTTGPFFAAPKYLDQMADGTIKQVNPFSGTEVWTVPGRGNRPLGIASPDPSPLRPEDDGRHCAFCSERYLDTPPEKGRLVRDGASAGGYRTVTGTTVETVHDSVAEFRRIPNLFEIISYDYWHRNYGHTLPEAARAHRDAYVATTAGREHLRGLVDTRLRSAGENLATLTTAARLQVADGFFGGGHDVIVARRHFVDDATHDHQLASAGTLTPDEHYAYVQFTVEAMRELYLANRYARYVAVFQNWLKPAGASFDHLHKQLVSIDERGVQAELEVQRVRANPNLYNEAAVNYAAAHNLVVAENDHAIAIAGFGHRFPALEIFSKSGRSQPWNHSPDELRAMSDLIHACHAATGADVPSNEEWHHKPPDVDVPMPWRVVLKWRVSTLAGFEGGTKIYLNTISPTSVRDRVVDRLFRLKDEGRIAPMRIAFECSCAPNVLRYNPSVRHGAMNDPEF; encoded by the coding sequence ATGTCCACCACGGGTCCGTTCTTCGCTGCGCCCAAGTACCTCGACCAGATGGCCGACGGGACGATCAAACAGGTCAATCCGTTCAGCGGCACCGAGGTGTGGACCGTGCCGGGCCGGGGCAACCGGCCGTTGGGGATCGCCTCGCCCGATCCCTCGCCGCTGCGCCCCGAGGACGACGGCCGGCACTGCGCGTTCTGCAGCGAGCGCTATCTCGACACCCCACCCGAGAAGGGCCGGCTGGTGCGGGACGGCGCATCGGCCGGCGGCTATCGCACCGTCACGGGGACGACGGTCGAGACGGTGCACGACAGCGTCGCCGAGTTCCGGCGCATCCCGAACCTGTTCGAGATCATCTCCTACGACTACTGGCACCGGAACTACGGCCACACGCTCCCCGAGGCGGCGCGGGCGCATCGGGACGCCTACGTCGCCACCACGGCGGGTCGCGAACACCTGCGCGGCCTGGTCGACACGCGGCTGCGTTCTGCCGGGGAGAACCTGGCCACGCTGACGACGGCCGCCCGGCTGCAGGTGGCGGACGGGTTCTTCGGCGGGGGGCATGACGTGATCGTCGCCCGGCGGCACTTCGTGGACGACGCCACGCACGATCACCAGTTGGCCTCGGCCGGGACGCTGACCCCGGACGAGCACTACGCCTACGTCCAGTTCACCGTCGAGGCGATGCGCGAGCTGTACCTGGCCAATCGCTATGCCCGCTACGTCGCGGTGTTCCAGAACTGGCTCAAGCCGGCCGGGGCGTCCTTCGATCACCTGCACAAGCAACTGGTCTCGATCGACGAACGCGGGGTGCAGGCCGAGCTCGAGGTGCAGCGGGTGCGGGCGAATCCGAACCTCTACAACGAGGCGGCGGTGAACTACGCCGCCGCGCACAACCTGGTGGTGGCCGAGAATGATCACGCCATCGCCATCGCCGGGTTCGGCCACCGGTTCCCGGCCTTGGAGATCTTCTCCAAGAGCGGGCGCAGCCAACCGTGGAACCACAGCCCGGACGAACTACGGGCCATGTCGGACCTGATCCACGCCTGCCACGCCGCCACCGGCGCCGACGTGCCGAGCAACGAGGAGTGGCACCACAAGCCGCCGGACGTCGACGTGCCGATGCCGTGGCGCGTCGTCCTGAAGTGGCGGGTCTCGACCCTGGCCGGATTCGAGGGCGGCACCAAGATCTACCTCAACACCATCTCGCCCACCTCGGTACGCGACCGGGTGGTCGACCGGTTGTTCCGGCTCAAGGACGAGGGCCGCATCGCCCCGATGCGGATCGCGTTCGAGTGCTCGTGCGCGCCGAATGTGTTGCGGTACAACCCCTCCGTACGCCACGGAGCGATGAACGATCCCGAGTTCTGA
- the maf gene encoding septum formation inhibitor Maf — translation MPRTVTDATLEASDAPARPIRLVLASASPARLRTLRAAGLDPEVVVSAVDEDDVVARYGVTEAEDVVLVLARAKAEDVAGSLAAADGSSTLVLGCDSMLDLDGEVMGKPTDPDDARRRWQRMRGRSGVLHTGHWLLDTARGGGCVGSVAATTVHFADLSDAEIEAYVASGEPLAVAGAFTIDGLGAAFVRAIDGDHHNVVGVSVPLLRELARDLGVDWPRLWRHAPSPKAVGG, via the coding sequence ATGCCCCGCACGGTTACCGACGCCACTCTCGAGGCCTCCGATGCCCCCGCGCGCCCGATCCGCCTGGTCCTGGCCAGCGCTTCCCCCGCCCGGCTGCGCACCCTGCGTGCCGCCGGGCTCGACCCCGAGGTGGTGGTCTCGGCGGTCGACGAGGACGACGTGGTCGCCCGGTACGGCGTGACCGAGGCCGAGGACGTCGTGCTGGTCCTGGCCCGGGCCAAGGCCGAGGACGTCGCCGGATCGCTCGCCGCGGCCGACGGTTCGTCCACGCTGGTGCTGGGCTGCGACTCGATGCTCGACCTGGACGGCGAGGTGATGGGCAAGCCGACCGACCCGGACGACGCGCGCCGGCGCTGGCAGCGGATGCGCGGGCGCAGCGGCGTCCTGCACACCGGGCACTGGCTGCTCGACACCGCGCGCGGCGGCGGGTGCGTCGGTTCGGTGGCCGCGACCACGGTGCACTTCGCCGACCTGAGCGACGCCGAGATCGAGGCCTACGTCGCCTCGGGCGAGCCGCTGGCGGTGGCCGGGGCGTTCACCATCGACGGCCTGGGCGCGGCGTTCGTGCGCGCGATCGACGGCGACCACCACAACGTCGTCGGGGTGTCGGTGCCTCTGCTGCGTGAGCTGGCCCGCGATCTCGGGGTGGACTGGCCGAGGCTGTGGCGTCACGCCCCGTCACCGAAAGCGGTGGGCGGCTGA